The DNA window AAGATGGGGATGAGATAAAACGCTGGTGTTGTTCGTAGAGGGAGGTAGTATCGTAGAATGAGTAGAACGACGAGGGAGATGACGACAAGAACGATGCATGAAAACACCGCTGAGCCAACCGGCGACGAACTGCTTGTTATGTGTAACATTTCTAAGAGACGAAGCGCATGGCGCACAAGTCTGTAAGGATGGGAATTAAAGTGAAGCCTAGAGTGTGTTCACCAAAAGATGGTTTAATGGACATGTTCGGGTTAATGCGACAGACAGGGGCACGGGCCGTTCGGACTTGGCCTAGAGTACGTACCTTGTTCTCTCTCCATCTTGCGTCATTCAAACTTTGATCCGCACAGTGAGCCCTGCAGGTACCTGACGGGACGTTGGCCACCTAGAAACGGAGCCCGCCTTAATTGAAACGCGTCCACAGTTActaacctactaacctaggtagACGCGCTACTGTACGGGCGCGTTTTTGTAGTGGACGACTCTCAACCTAGCAACGCAAGCAAACTCCTACAACGGAGCATCGCAAGTTACCTACtaactttatttttctttgtGCCCTGCTGCGCcgaattaaatactatttggTTATCACCGTAGTTTATTTCCAAGGAAAAAGGAGAAATGGAAGACGTCACGCCGTGTAAGTCTCGTCTTCATCGCAATTTACAATAATAGGTATTCAGTATTGACATTTTCCCAAGGGCTGTCTGACGCCAACGAGGCCATTCACATCAGCCTTCTGTCTCCCTCTGACTCTGGTCTCCAGCATATTGCGACCTTTAATCCCCGGCACACCTACTCGATTTTCGGCGATGAAGAGAAGATTTTTGGTTACAAGGACCTCAAGGTCAACCTTCGATATCGCGCCAACGACATGCGACCGCATCTGAAGATTTCATACAGCAAGAAATCCGGCACAATCAACGAACTTGAACCCACAGATGTTGCAGCTATCCTTGACGAGGGCAATCATCTCCCTAAAAGTGTGTAACCCATATTGCGCATAGACCTTAAGAAATGCTGACTACATCCAGTTGCTTTTGCGAAAGCCAGCGATTTCGAGGAAAGCTCAAAGCAACTGGGCAACGATTGGACACCACCAGGAACGCTTCACACAATCTTGGACAGCCCAGAGGGCCAATACGAAATCTGGCGCGGAAACCTTGCCGACCCCGCTGTCAAGCAGCTCAACAACCGTTTACAAATATTCGTACCTCTCTTCATTGAAGGGGGTACCTATATTGGCCAAGACCCTGACGAGGACTCGACCGAGCTCGACCTGTCCGATGCCGACCGTTGGACCTTCTTCGGCCTCTACCAGAAGCGCAAGGTGGGAGACAAGACCGCCTATGTGTTTGTAGGCTACTCGACCATCTATCGCTTCTACTACTTCCAACCTCCCACCCCACCAGCATCACCACGAATTGACGAGTGGGAATTGCCCAACGGCAACACAGACCTCGGTGAACTTCCTTGCCGGACGAGACTATCTCAATTCGTTATTCTACCTCCTTTCCAGGGCAAGGGCAATGGTGCGCGACTCTACAAGACCATTTTTGAGCACTATCACAAAATCCCACAAACTTACGAGTTCACGGTGGAGGACCCCAACGAGGCATTCGACGATTTACGCGACATATGCGATCTGCAATTTCTTCGAAAAAATCCAGAGTTTAACAATTTGCAAGTTGACACCACTATTGCCATCCCTAAGAAGGGAACCCTCCCAAAACTGATTATTGGCTTCTCGCTGCTTGAAGAGATTCGCCTTCAGGCTAAAATCGCTCCTCGCCAATTTGGACGAGTTCTCGAGATGCATTTGATGTCTCAGCTCCCCCTATCAGTACGACCAACCATGGCGATCGATGAAGACAAACCAGCTGCGACAAAAGCCGACCGGCACCAAGCCAAAGTATGGAGCTTGATCGTGAAGCAACGACTATACCGTCACAACAAGGACCTCCTTTCTCAAATTGAACCTGCTGAGCGTGTGGAGAAGCTCGATGATACCCTGCATGGGGTTGGGCTGGAGTATGCACGTATCTTGGCTGCTGTCGATCGCTCAGACAAGCACGAGGACCAGACAACAGCTAACAGCAAACGAAAGCTGGATGCGGAGGAGAGCGTCGAAGATTCGAGCAACAAGAAGGCTCGAGTGGAAGATGCCTAGACACCATTTTTCTCATTCATGTGCGAGCTACCGCAGTAAAGAAAGGGGTCTATTTAGGCGTTAGGAAACGTACCGAACAGGAAAAACTGTATGTTCACTCTGTATAAAACCAGAACCATTGCACCATCTATATCCCGATCTACCTATGCTATGCGATGCTATGTAAACAAACTGTCTCAACAGAGGTGAAGCCAAACTTGAAGCCGTTAGAAGGCTTTCCGACTGTTCAATACAATGTAGAAATAGACCGGCAGATCCACCCCGAGGCCCTGAGCCAAACTTCAGTTTGGTCCTGGAAGGTCTCAACCAAGTCTTGATTATAATCGCCTTATTCATAGTTGAACCTTGTTCCATTCACACCCTCAGCTCCCTTGCCAatctgtccagcaacaacagcggCTTCGCGAACAGCTCTTGAGACAGTACCTCGGACTTTGCCCTCCTCAAGTACCAAGACGCCACCAATAGTGCAGCCTCCAGACGTGCAGACCTTCTCCCGAAGGAGAGCAGGGTGCTCGCCGTGTTGGACAAGGCCAGCAGTGCCTCTCATAGATTGCGTGGCCATGCGCTGAGCATCCGCGCGGGGGATACCCATGGCGACGGCACCATCAATAGCAGCCTCTAGGACGAGAGCGAAGAAGGCAGGGCCTGAAGCGCACAGAGCTGTTGATGCGTCCATGTGTCGGGTTGGCAAGTAGACGACATCGCCAATACGCTTGAAAATCCAGGTGACAAGGCTTTCAGTGGCGTGGTCGAGAGGAGAGTTGGGAGATGCGATGACGGTCATAGATTCACGGATAACAGCAGCGGTGTTGCACATGGCACGGACAATGCGGCATCGGCCATCTTCCTCGGGATCCTTGCAGGGCACAGCGCCGTGAAGCGCAatctcaatatcctcaactGTGATTCCAGCACAAACACTGATGAGGAGCTTGCCGTGAAGAGCCTTTGAAATACCAGGCTCGGTGAGAATCTCCTTGACCATCCACGGCTTGCATGCAAGAATGACGACCTCAGACTGCTGAACAGCACCAAGGTTGTCATTGTGGACAACCTTGAGAATAGAAGAGTGCTCCCAAAGGGCACTCTTGACGCGCTTAGCACCAGCAGAAGTGGCCACGCTGGCAACAAAACGTGAAGGAAGTCGGTCAGGCACCTCATCGCCGGGCGTTGAAGTCAAGGTCTGGAGGGGCTTGGGTCCTTGCATCTCTGCGAGCGAGTTCAAAATACCGCTGAGAATGGCAACGCCCATGGTACCTGTTCGATGCTCA is part of the Fusarium poae strain DAOMC 252244 chromosome 4, whole genome shotgun sequence genome and encodes:
- the HAT1 gene encoding histone acetyltransferase 1 (BUSCO:22273at5125) → MEDVTPWLSDANEAIHISLLSPSDSGLQHIATFNPRHTYSIFGDEEKIFGYKDLKVNLRYRANDMRPHLKISYSKKSGTINELEPTDVAAILDEGNHLPKIAFAKASDFEESSKQLGNDWTPPGTLHTILDSPEGQYEIWRGNLADPAVKQLNNRLQIFVPLFIEGGTYIGQDPDEDSTELDLSDADRWTFFGLYQKRKVGDKTAYVFVGYSTIYRFYYFQPPTPPASPRIDEWELPNGNTDLGELPCRTRLSQFVILPPFQGKGNGARLYKTIFEHYHKIPQTYEFTVEDPNEAFDDLRDICDLQFLRKNPEFNNLQVDTTIAIPKKGTLPKLIIGFSLLEEIRLQAKIAPRQFGRVLEMHLMSQLPLSVRPTMAIDEDKPAATKADRHQAKVWSLIVKQRLYRHNKDLLSQIEPAERVEKLDDTLHGVGLEYARILAAVDRSDKHEDQTTANSKRKLDAEESVEDSSNKKARVEDA
- the P5CR gene encoding Pyrroline-5-carboxylate reductase (TransMembrane:1 (o20-41i)~BUSCO:34740at5125); protein product: MPNSMALTPYGSNGSTDLTMAVLGCGTMGVAILSGILNSLAEMQGPKPLQTLTSTPGDEVPDRLPSRFVASVATSAGAKRVKSALWEHSSILKVVHNDNLGAVQQSEVVILACKPWMVKEILTEPGISKALHGKLLISVCAGITVEDIEIALHGAVPCKDPEEDGRCRIVRAMCNTAAVIRESMTVIASPNSPLDHATESLVTWIFKRIGDVVYLPTRHMDASTALCASGPAFFALVLEAAIDGAVAMGIPRADAQRMATQSMRGTAGLVQHGEHPALLREKVCTSGGCTIGGVLVLEEGKVRGTVSRAVREAAVVAGQIGKGAEGVNGTRFNYE